The Prodigiosinella aquatilis region TTGAGCCAGGCGACGACCCAGGCGTTTGCTGATACAGATGAACATCCATCTGTGGATACGGTATGCCAATCTGATGTTTATCCAGTGCGCGCTTAAAGTTTTCCAGTAAATCCCAGTAAACTTCGAAAGCATCGCCGTTACTGGTCCATACCCGAACCACAAAATTCAGTGATGATGCACCCATTTCATTCAGGCGGATAGTAACACCGCTACCATGCTGAATACGGGCATCTGCACTGACAATCTCCCCCAGTAAATTCTTGACCACATCAATATCGGCGTCATACGCCACACCCACAATAATCTCGGTGCGACGGTTGGGTTCACGGGTACTATTGATAATGTTTCCCGAAATGATTTTACCGTTAGGTATGACGATAATTTTGCCATCCGCAGTACGCAGTGTCGTGGAGAATATCTGTACCTGTACCACCGTCCCAGCGACTCCCCCCAGGTCAACCCACTCGCCACTACGAAAGGGACGAAACATCACCAGCAGAACACCGGCGGCAAGGTTTGATAGCGAACCCTGTAATGCCAAACCGACGGCCAAACCAGCGGCACCCATCACAGCGATAATGGAGGCGGTTTGTACGCCAATCCGACTCAGTGCCGCAGTCAACGTAAACGCAATAATACCATAGCGCACTAATGCTGATAGGAAGTCAGCAACTGTAGTGTCAACCATGCGGATGATCATCAGTCGGTTTAAGGCTTTTGATACCAA contains the following coding sequences:
- the mscS gene encoding small-conductance mechanosensitive channel MscS codes for the protein MENLDVSGTMDHLESWLVNNQHILLEYAVNIAAALIILFAGLLIARLVSKALNRLMIIRMVDTTVADFLSALVRYGIIAFTLTAALSRIGVQTASIIAVMGAAGLAVGLALQGSLSNLAAGVLLVMFRPFRSGEWVDLGGVAGTVVQVQIFSTTLRTADGKIIVIPNGKIISGNIINSTREPNRRTEIIVGVAYDADIDVVKNLLGEIVSADARIQHGSGVTIRLNEMGASSLNFVVRVWTSNGDAFEVYWDLLENFKRALDKHQIGIPYPQMDVHLYQQTPGSSPGSKGIPTI